One Salisaeta longa DSM 21114 genomic window carries:
- a CDS encoding DUF433 domain-containing protein, which translates to MLDAKGSEEMPRQHPHLSLAQIRATLAYYGDHRDTLDAEIERRAEDVDTLQQRMPSPPVMERLQRTKRCHGRT; encoded by the coding sequence ATGTTAGATGCAAAGGGCTCGGAAGAAATGCCGCGTCAGCATCCGCATCTTTCCCTGGCACAGATCCGCGCAACGCTCGCGTATTACGGAGATCACCGCGACACGCTCGACGCCGAGATCGAGCGGCGTGCCGAGGACGTGGACACCCTTCAGCAGCGCATGCCGTCTCCTCCTGTCATGGAGCGGCTGCAGCGTACCAAGCGCTGTCATGGCAGAACCTGA
- a CDS encoding ABC transporter substrate-binding protein — translation MLRSWFIVGLLALLGGGCASEAPPPSDPRGLSWSATVDSARGATVDVALWMGDPFINDYMQTYVAPHLKQRYGITLNLISAQGGEIVSALMTEQEAGAAFSAYDMAWINGESFYQLRQIDALYGPFLKQLPNAQYLNLDNPFIAKDFQQPINGMEAPWGNVQFTLIYDTTRVETPPRTRAALLRWVKAHPGQFTFPTGFTGMTLLKMWLIDSAGGVDALDGPFRAAAYRRYAPKLWAYVNRLKPHLWRNGTSFPRSVAQQHQLFAQGAVDFTMSNNDGEVDNKVLQGVFPETAQAYVPAYGSIQNSHYWGIPKRARNKAAALVTINFLLSPKAQLQKLKPTVWGDGTVLAIDSLPAPWPARFRAAQQRTHAPPRRALQQRALPELAPEYMIRLYDDFRTEVLGS, via the coding sequence ATGCTGCGTTCCTGGTTTATCGTTGGCCTCCTGGCGCTGCTGGGGGGCGGTTGCGCGTCGGAGGCCCCGCCGCCTTCCGATCCGCGCGGGCTGTCGTGGAGCGCCACCGTCGACTCTGCACGCGGCGCGACTGTCGACGTGGCGCTGTGGATGGGCGACCCCTTCATCAACGACTACATGCAAACCTACGTGGCGCCGCACCTCAAGCAGCGCTACGGCATCACGCTCAACCTCATCTCCGCGCAGGGCGGCGAAATTGTCTCGGCGCTCATGACCGAACAGGAGGCCGGGGCCGCCTTCAGCGCGTACGACATGGCCTGGATCAACGGCGAGAGCTTCTATCAGCTCCGGCAGATTGATGCGCTGTACGGGCCGTTCCTAAAGCAGCTGCCCAACGCGCAGTACCTGAACCTGGACAACCCGTTCATTGCCAAAGACTTCCAGCAGCCCATCAACGGCATGGAGGCGCCGTGGGGCAACGTGCAGTTTACGCTCATCTACGATACGACGCGCGTGGAAACGCCGCCCCGCACGCGGGCCGCGCTCCTGCGATGGGTCAAGGCGCATCCGGGGCAGTTCACCTTTCCCACCGGCTTCACGGGCATGACGCTCCTCAAGATGTGGCTCATCGACAGTGCCGGCGGCGTGGACGCCCTCGATGGGCCGTTTCGCGCCGCTGCCTATCGGCGATACGCGCCCAAGCTGTGGGCCTACGTGAACCGCCTCAAGCCGCACCTGTGGAGGAACGGCACGTCGTTTCCGCGGTCGGTGGCGCAGCAGCACCAGCTCTTTGCACAGGGCGCGGTCGACTTCACCATGAGCAACAACGACGGCGAGGTCGACAACAAGGTGCTGCAGGGCGTCTTTCCGGAAACCGCCCAGGCGTACGTGCCCGCCTACGGCAGCATCCAAAACAGTCACTACTGGGGCATCCCGAAGCGGGCCCGCAACAAGGCCGCCGCGCTGGTGACGATCAACTTCTTGCTGTCGCCCAAGGCGCAGCTGCAAAAGCTAAAGCCCACCGTGTGGGGCGATGGCACCGTGCTCGCTATCGACTCGCTGCCCGCCCCGTGGCCCGCGCGCTTCCGGGCGGCCCAGCAACGCACGCACGCCCCGCCGCGCCGCGCCCTTCAGCAGCGCGCCCTGCCCGAGCTGGCGCCCGAATACATGATTCGCCTGTACGACGACTTTCGGACGGAGGTGCTGGGCTCGTGA
- a CDS encoding ABC transporter permease subunit — MSSNAHRPWTRDGWGLGGALLFLVGALLPIGFSLGYAAAYSVGWTGLMADGFTLAHWRAVLGTPVVWWSLGWSVYLAATVVVLTVMLALALALYLRRPLEYGALSYVIYFPLALPATVAAFLVFQLFAESGYMARIALALGVIEQASAFPSVVHDRYGIGILLAHLGLTVPFFTLLFVQIYNGERVDALKGTAFALGASRWQALRRITLPLLLRRSRTNIALLFIATLGSYEIPLLLGRQSPEMLSVLTLRKFQRFNLGDRPEAFIVALLYTAFVLSVLVYTFRYARPSEVTT, encoded by the coding sequence GTGAGCAGCAACGCGCATCGGCCGTGGACGCGCGACGGGTGGGGGCTGGGCGGCGCGCTCTTGTTTCTGGTGGGCGCCCTGCTCCCCATCGGCTTTAGCCTGGGCTACGCCGCCGCATACAGCGTGGGCTGGACCGGCCTCATGGCCGACGGCTTTACGCTTGCCCACTGGCGCGCCGTGCTGGGAACGCCCGTGGTGTGGTGGTCGCTGGGGTGGAGCGTGTACCTTGCCGCTACCGTCGTCGTCCTTACCGTGATGCTGGCCCTGGCCCTCGCGCTTTACCTGCGCCGCCCGCTCGAATACGGCGCGCTGTCGTACGTCATCTACTTTCCGCTGGCCCTGCCGGCCACCGTGGCCGCCTTCCTGGTGTTTCAGCTCTTTGCCGAGTCGGGCTACATGGCGCGCATCGCCCTCGCGCTCGGAGTCATCGAACAGGCGTCGGCGTTTCCGAGCGTTGTGCACGACCGCTACGGCATCGGCATCTTGCTCGCCCACCTGGGCCTTACCGTGCCGTTCTTCACGCTCCTCTTTGTGCAGATTTACAACGGCGAACGCGTCGATGCGCTCAAGGGCACTGCGTTTGCGCTGGGGGCCAGCCGCTGGCAGGCGCTGCGGCGCATTACCCTGCCGCTGCTCCTGCGGCGCTCGCGCACCAACATCGCGCTGCTGTTTATTGCCACGCTGGGCTCGTACGAGATTCCGCTGCTGCTGGGACGCCAGTCGCCCGAGATGCTCTCGGTGCTTACCCTGCGCAAGTTTCAGCGGTTTAACCTGGGCGACCGGCCCGAGGCCTTCATCGTGGCGCTGCTGTACACGGCCTTCGTGCTGAGCGTGCTCGTGTATACGTTTCGCTATGCGCGGCCCTCGGAGGTGACCACATGA
- a CDS encoding ABC transporter permease, protein MKRSSALSVRLRPVVALLVAALCLLPFAYLLLLSVVESWAFPRLVPGNLQLRLWMRVLTGASGLAGSFVQSVLISSTVAFIATLAGFLTGKFVAYHPRRRGLLFLAYVPFVMSPVILGTCLMYLYLQLHLVGTTVGVIAAQSMFAYGFSIVLFSAFWNDRLQAYEALVHTLGGSSLQALWRVLLPMARPMLLICFFQTFLISWFQYGLTLLIGAGKVQTLPLRVFAYVNEANMYYAALASCLLVLPPALLLWLNKRLLFRQTASGPV, encoded by the coding sequence ATGAAGCGCTCTTCTGCCCTTTCGGTGCGCCTGCGTCCCGTCGTAGCCCTGCTTGTGGCGGCGCTGTGCCTCCTCCCGTTTGCCTACCTGCTCCTGCTGTCGGTGGTCGAGTCGTGGGCGTTTCCGCGCCTCGTGCCCGGCAACCTGCAGCTGCGGCTGTGGATGCGCGTGCTTACCGGCGCCTCGGGGCTGGCCGGAAGCTTCGTGCAGTCGGTTCTTATCTCCAGCACCGTCGCGTTCATCGCAACGCTCGCCGGATTCCTCACGGGCAAGTTCGTGGCGTACCATCCGCGCCGCCGCGGCCTGCTCTTTTTGGCGTACGTGCCGTTCGTCATGTCGCCCGTCATCCTGGGCACGTGCCTCATGTACCTCTACCTGCAGCTGCACCTGGTGGGCACCACCGTGGGCGTCATTGCTGCGCAAAGCATGTTTGCGTACGGCTTTAGCATCGTGCTTTTCAGCGCGTTCTGGAACGACCGCCTGCAGGCCTACGAAGCGCTTGTGCACACACTGGGCGGTTCGTCGCTGCAAGCCCTGTGGCGGGTGCTGCTGCCCATGGCGCGCCCCATGCTGCTCATCTGCTTCTTCCAGACGTTCCTCATCTCCTGGTTTCAGTACGGCCTTACGCTCCTCATTGGCGCGGGGAAGGTGCAAACCCTGCCGCTTCGCGTGTTTGCGTACGTCAACGAGGCCAACATGTACTACGCGGCCCTCGCGAGCTGCCTGCTCGTGTTGCCGCCGGCGCTGCTGTTGTGGCTCAACAAACGCCTTCTCTTTCGCCAGACCGCAAGCGGTCCGGTGTAG